Proteins from one Ipomoea triloba cultivar NCNSP0323 chromosome 1, ASM357664v1 genomic window:
- the LOC116013472 gene encoding probable acyl-activating enzyme 1, peroxisomal → MEGTTRCSANYVPLTPISFLERSALVYRDNVSIIHGSLNFTWKQTRDRCVSLASALSLIGIFRHDVVAALAPNIPAMYELHFGVPMAGAVLCTLNTRYDSAMIAVLLKRSEPKLLFVDDQFLDIAQGALEILSRSSGAIKLPRLVVIHDEVKQSSEAKKQGSLELEFEYESFLASGTSDFEIIWPNDECDPIAVTYTSGTTSTHPKGVVYSHRGAYLNALASILLNHMTLMPVYLWVVPMFHCNGWCLPWGMAAQGGTNICLRSVTAKGIFDNIDFHNVSHMGGAPAVLNMIINAPENVKRLVPRKVTVMTGGAPPPFHVLFKMEELGFEVVHSYGSTETYGPGTICMWKPEWNSLAPEARAKLKSRQGVHHIGMGMVDVKDPETMKSVPQDGKTLGEVMFRGNTVMNGYLKDLKATEAAFKGGWFRTGDLGVKHPDGYIEVKDRSKDIIVSGGKNISTVEVESVIFSHPAVLEVAVVGKPDDHRGETPCAFVKLKDGYKVSANEIIKYCRDRLPHYMAPTTVVFTDLPKTSTGKTQKFILRQRTQAIISSRL, encoded by the exons ATGGAGGGAACAACTCGGTGCTCTGCGAACTACGTTCCGCTGACTCCGATAAGCTTCTTGGAGCGCTCAGCTTTGGTGTATAGAGATAATGTCTCTATAATTCATGGCTCTCTCAACTTCACATGGAAACAGACCCGTGATAGGTGTGTCAGCCTCGCTTCTGCTCTCTCCCTCATTGGAATCTTTCGTCACGACGTT GTTGCTGCCTTGGCTCCAAATATTCCAGCAATGTATGAGCTTCACTTTGGAGTTCCAATGGCTGGGGCAGTCCTTTGCACGCTTAATACCCGTTATGATTCAGCAATGATAGCAGTGCTGCTGAAACGTTCAGAGCCCAAACTCCTATTTGTAGATGACCAATTCCTTGATATTGCCCAGGGAGCCCTTGAGATTCTATCAAGGTCATCAGGAGCTATCAAGTTGCCTCGGTTAGTTGTAATCCATGATGAAGTGAAGCAATCATCGGAGGCCAAAAAACAAGGGAGTTTGGAGTTGGAGTTTGAGTATGAGTCGTTTTTGGCAAGTGGAACAAGTGATTTTGAGATAATATGGCCAAATGATGAATGTGATCCAATTGCTGTGACTTATACTTCGGGCACAACATCTACTCATCCTAAAGGAGTTGTGTATAGCCATAGAGGAGCCTATCTTAATGCTCTGGCCTCAATTCTTCTCAACCATATGACCTTAATGCCGGTCTATTTATGGGTTGTTCCCATGTTTCATTGCAACGGTTGGTGTCTTCCTTGGGGCATGGCGGCCCAGGGCGGGACCAATATTTGTTTGAGGAGTGTCACGGCCAAAGGAATATTTGACAACATAGATTTTCATAACGTAAGCCACATGGGTGGAGCACCTGCGGTTTTAAACATGATAATAAATGCACCAGAAAATGTTAAGAGACTGGTTCCAAGAAAAGTGACGGTCATGACAGGTGGCGCACCGCCCCCTTTTCATGTTCTGTTTAAGATGGAGGAGTTGGGATTCGAAGTCGTTCACTCGTATGGCTCGACTGAAACATATGGTCCGGGGACCATATGCATGTGGAAGCCCGAGTGGAACTCTTTAGCCCCCGAAGCACGGGCGAAACTGAAGTCCCGTCAAGGAGTACACCACATTGGGATGGGAATGGTGGATGTTAAGGACCCTGAAACAATGAAGAGTGTACCACAAGATGGGAAAACACTAGGGGAAGTCATGTTTAGAGGCAACACGGTGATGAATGGGTACTTGAAAGATTTGAAAGCCACAGAAGCGGCTTTCAAAGGTGGGTGGTTTCGAACCGGGGACTTGGGAGTGAAACACCCTGATGGGTACATAGAGGTGAAGGACCGGTCAAAAGACATCATTGTTTCCGGCGGAAAAAACATTAGTACGGTCGAGGTTGAGTCCGTGATTTTTAGCCATCCAGCTGTTCTCGAGGTCGCTGTGGTGGGCAAACCAGATGATCACAGGGGTGAAACGCCTTGCGCCTTTGTGAAGCTTAAAGATGGATATAAAGTGAGCGCCAATGAAATTATCAAATACTGTAGGGACCGTTTGCCACATTACATGGCTCCAACAACTGTGGTTTTCACTGATTTGCCCAAAACCTCAACTGGGAAGACACAGAAGTTCATTCTCCGCCAAAGGACCCAAGCTATAATATCAAGCAGACTCTGA
- the LOC116018907 gene encoding putative HVA22-like protein g codes for MIGSFLTRGLVLFFGYAYPAYECFKTVELNKPDIPQLRFWCQYWIIVATMAVSERIGDAFISWIPMYSEAKLAFYIYLWFPKTKGTTYVYDSFFRPMVLKHEPEIDRNLLELRTAAGDIALMYWRKAASYGQTRIFDIFQFIVSQSTSSKSSPSAPQSQMQGSRVHQPTTAPPKQRSTSAVTIKPPQNEEQQSSSALNEPSSEHEKDAEGEVASLQARATAPPAPSSSAQKPTPTPNDVLTETTKASSSSELVVRPSASPSAKLPAEKVEATLRLTRARLKKIQTAASGH; via the exons ATGATTGGTTCTTTTCTCACCAGAGGACTTGT TTTGTTTTTTGGTTATGCTTATCCTGCATATGAGTGCTTTAAAACTGTGGAATTGAATAAGCCGGATATTCCACAACTTCGCTTTTGGTGCCAGTACTG GATCATAGTTGCCACAATGGCAGTTTCTGAGAGGATTGGTGATGCCTTTATTTCTTG GATTCCAATGTACAGTGAAGCAAAGTTGGCATTCTACATATACTTGTGGTTCCCAAAGACCAAG GGAACAACGTACGTATATGATTCTTTCTTCAGACCAATGGTTTTGAAGCATGAACCAGAGATTGATCGTAACTTGCTGGAGTTGAGGACTGCAGCTGGAGATATTGCACTTATGTACTGGAGAAAAGCTGCAAGCTATGGTCAGACCAGAATTTTTGACATCTTCCAGTTTATTGTTTCACAATCAACTTCATCCAAATCATCTCCCTCTGCTCCTCAG TCACAAATGCAAGGCTCTAGAGTTCACCAACCTACTACTGCCCCACCAAAACAGAGATCAACGTCAGCTGTAACAATAAAGCCGCCACAGAATGAAGAGCAGCAGTCTTCTTCTGCTTTGAATGAGCCTTCAAGTGAGCATGAAAAAGATGCAGAAGGAGAGGTGGCGTCCTTGCAAGCACGCGCAACAGCTCCACCTGCTCCCTCCTCCAGTGCTCAGAaaccaacaccaacaccaaaCGATGTCCTAACTGAGACCACGAAAGCTTCAAGCTCTAGTGAACTTGTAGTGCGGCCTTCTGCAAGTCCAAGTGCAAAGCTTCCTGCAGAGAAAGTTGAAGCAACTTTGAGACTCACACGTGCAAGGTTGAAGAAAATTCAGACTGCTGCTTCAGGCCATTGA
- the LOC116018912 gene encoding WEB family protein At1g75720-like: MEGGGLRTMSKAEIDTSAPFRSVKEAVMLFGERVLAGEVYSNKLQEMQDGSSSENDGVPSRLSSVTAELEETKQSLQKAQEESLVMATCLSSLQEELRRTKSELRQLKQHSGKQGEEDSEIEDLKFIEDTEVKHENVVEFQKKRYVTFANPPAYSRHVMAPPSSDDVVLERHPSLKKKKKKPLIPLIGFFSRKKTT, from the exons ATGGAAGGCGGTGGATTGAGGACGATGAGCAAGGCGGAGATCGATACAAGCGCCCCGTTCCGGTCGGTGAAGGAGGCGGTGATGCTGTTCGGCGAGAGAGTTCTCGCCGGTGAAGTCTATTCCAACAAGCTTCAAGAG ATGCAAGACGGATCGTCGAGTGAAAACGACGGCGTTCCATCAAGGCTGAGCAGCGTGACTGCGGAGCTAGAGGAGACAAAGCAAAGCCTGCAAAAGGCACAAGAGGAAAGCCTGGTAATGGCGACGTGCCTGTCCTCTTTGCAGGAAGAGCTCCGGCGAACCAAGTCGGAGCTCCGGCAACTGAAACAACATTCCGGAAAACAGGGCGAGGAGGATTCCGAGATTGAAGACCTAAAGTTCATCGAGGACACCGAAGTGAAACATGAAAACGTCGTGGAGTTCCAGAAGAAGAGATACGTGACTTTCGCGAACCCGCCGGCTTATTCTCGCCACGTCATGGCGCCGCCGTCGAGCGATGACGTCGTGCTGGAGCGGCACCCTTCcctcaagaagaagaagaagaagccattGATCCCGCTTATCGGGTTTTTCTCCAGGAAGAAGACTACTTAG
- the LOC115999283 gene encoding hexokinase-2, chloroplastic yields the protein MSACAAASVVGSFHVRRQLPKTRSRQRAVMAVRSGVSVGVAPILTKLEKDCATPLPVLRHVADAMAADVRAGLAVDGGSDLKMILSYVDTLPTGNEKGLFYALDLGGTNFRVLRVQLGGKEERVVATEFEQVSIPQELMFGTSEELFDFIASALAKFAQKEGEKFHLPPGRTREIGFTFSFPVKQTSIKSGILIKWTKGFAVSGTAGKDVVACLNEAMKRLGLDMQVSALVNDTVGTLAGARYWDDDVMVAVILGTGTNACYVERTDAIPKLPDQTSTSGLMIVNTEWGAFSNGLPLTEFDREMDADSINPGEQIFEKTISGMYLGEIVRRVLLKMMKSGLFGNSIPEKLLTPFVLRTPDISAMQQDISRDLEGVGSILYEIAGVNSDPSARKIVVDVCDAIAKRGGRLAGAGIVGILQKMEEDSKGRIFGKRTVVAMDGGLYEHYPQYRSYLQEAVTELLGTEISKNIVIEHTKDGSGIGAALLAAANSKYEHHL from the exons ATGTCGGCCTGCGCCGCCGCCAGCGTCGTCGGATCTTTTCATGTCCGGCGGCAGCTACCCAAGACGAGATCACGGCAGCGGGCGGTGATGGCCGTCCGATCTGGTGTCAGCGTTGGAGTAGCTCCGATCTTGACTAAGCTGGAAAAGGATTGTGCCACTCCTCTCCCGGTCTTGCGCCACGTGGCAGATGCCATGGCTGCTGATGTGCGGGCTGGGCTTGCCGTCGATGGCGGCAGCGATCTGAAAATGATTCTCAGCTATGTTGATACTCTACCAACTGG GAATGAGAAGGGGTTGTTTTATGCGTTGGACCTCGGTGGTACTAATTTCCGCGTGCTAAGAGTGCAATTGGGAGGGAAGGAAGAGCGTGTAGTTGCCACTGAATTTGAGCAAGTGTCTATACCACAAGAATTGATGTTTGGTACCTCTGAG GAACTTTTTGATTTCATTGCTTCTGCACTGGCAAAGTTTGCGCAAAAGGAGGGTGAAAAGTTTCATTTGCCGCCTGGAAGGACAAGAGAAATAGGATTCACTTTCTCTTTCCCAGTGAAGCAGACTTCTATTAAATCTGGCATTCTAATCAAATGGACAAAGGGTTTTGCAGTCTCTGGAACT GCGGGGAAAGATGTGGTTGCTTGTTTGAACGAAGCCATGAAGAGGCTAGGATTAGATATGCAAGTCTCTGCCCTG GTCAATGACACTGTGGGAACACTAGCTGGAGCACGATATTGGGATGATGATGTCATGGTTGCCGTCATTCTTGGAACCGGAACCAATGCTTGTTATGTGGAGCGGACAGATGCTATTCCTAAACTGCCAGATCAGACTTCAACATCTGGACTAATG ATTGTAAATACCGAGTGGGGAGCATTCTCAAATGGCCTTCCCTTGACAGAATTTGACAGAGAAATGGATGCTGACAGCATAAATCCTGGTGAGCAG ATATTTGAGAAGACAATCTCGGGCATGTACCTTGGAGAAATTGTGCGACGAGTCCTCCTCAAAATGATGAAAAGTGGCTTGTTTGGAAACTCAATTCCAGAAAAATTACTCACGCCATTTGTTCTCAG AACACCGGACATATCTGCAATGCAACAAGACATTTCCCGAGATCTTGAAGGTGTTGGATCAATCCTCTATGAAATAGCCGGG GTAAACTCTGATCCAAGTGCGAGGAAGATAGTAGTAGATGTCTGTGATGCAATTGCAAAACGCGGTGGGCGCCTGGCAGGAGCAGGAATTGTTGGGATTCTTCAGAAGATGGAAGAGGATTCGAAGGGGCGAATCTTCGGGAAGAGAACAGTAGTAGCAATGGATGGAGGCTTGTACGAGCATTATCCCCAGTACAGAAGCTACCTCCAAGAAGCTGTCACCGAGCTGCTGGGCACAGAAATCTCGAAAAATATAGTGATAGAACATACCAAAGATGGATCTGGGATAGGTGCGGCTCTCTTGGCTGCTGCAAACTCAAAGTACGAACACCATTTATAG
- the LOC115996843 gene encoding AP-2 complex subunit sigma, translating to MIRFILLQNRQGKTRLAKYYTPLEESEKHKVEYEVHRLVVNRDPKFTNFVEFRTHKIIYRRYAGLFFSLCVDMTDNELAYLECIHLFVEILDHFFSNVCELDLVFNFHKVYLIVDEFILAGELQETSKKAIIERLNELEKLE from the exons ATG ATTCGATTCATTCTGCTTCAAAACCGGCAAGGAAAGACTCGTTTGGCCAAGTATTACACCCCCCTCGAGGAATCCGAGAAGCACAAAGTCGAATACGAG GTTCATCGGTTGGTCGTTAATAGAGACCCCAAATTCACCAACTTTGTGGAG TTCCGAACACACAAGATAATCTACAGGCGGTATGCTGGGCTATTTTTCTCGCTCTGTGTTGATATGACGGACAACGAGTTGGCTTATTTGGAGTGCATCCACTTGTTTGTGGAGATATTGGATCACTTCTTTAGCAATGTCTGCGAGCTAGATTTGGTTTTTAACTTTCACAAG GTATATCTAATCGTAGATGAATTCATTCTCGCTGGGGAGCTCCAAGAAACAAGTAAGAAG GCTATCATAGAGAGGTTGAATGAATTGGAGAAGTTGGAGTAA
- the LOC116029235 gene encoding snakin-2-like produces the protein MAAISKAFVASILLLFLTAHVAQAYETTTAVHGGAAGGRSLLGTIDCGASCDARCKLSSRPRLCKRACGTCCARCGCVPPGTSGNQDVCPCYASQTTHGGRRKCP, from the exons ATGGCTGCCATCTCTAAGGCCTTCGTTGCTTCAATTCTCCTTCTGTTTCTCACAGCACACGTGGCTCAAGCTTATGAGACTACGACGGCCGTGCATGGAGGAGCTGCCGGCGGCCGCTCTCTTCTCGGGACGATAG ATTGTGGGGCGTCGTGTGACGCAAGGTGCAAGCTGTCGTCGAGGCCGCGGCTGTGCAAACGGGCGTGCGGGACTTGCTGCGCCAGATGCGGCTGCGTTCCGCCGGGAACCTCCGGCAACCAGGATGTGTGCCCCTGCTACGCTAGCCAGACCACTCACGGCGGCAGACGCAAGTGCCCTTAA